Proteins from a single region of Echeneis naucrates chromosome 14, fEcheNa1.1, whole genome shotgun sequence:
- the hmgb1a gene encoding high mobility group protein B1a — protein MGKDPAKPRGKMSSYAYFVQTCREEHKKKHPDASVNFAEFSKKCSERWKTMSAKEKGKFEDLAKQDKARYEREMMSYVPVRGGKKKKFKDPNAPKRPPSAFFIFCSEFRPKVKGESPGLSIGDVAKKLGEMWNSTSAEDKQPYEKKAAKLKEKYEKDIAAYRAKGKTGGGAPGKAPSKAEKKDDDDDDDDEDDEEEDDDDDEDDDE, from the exons ATGGGGAAAGATCCAGCCAAGCCGAGGGGGAAGATGTCCTCCTATGCATATTTTGTCCAGACCTGCCGGGAGGAGCACAAGAAGAAGCACCCTGATGCTTCAGTTAACTTTGCCGAGTTCTCCAAGAAGTGCTCTGAACGGTGGAAG acAATGTCTGCCAAGGAAAAGGGCAAATTTGAGGACCTGGCCAAGCAGGACAAGGCACGCTatgagagagagatgatgagcTATGTTCCAGTgaggggaggaaagaagaagaagttcaAGGACCCTAATGCCCCCAAGAGACCTCC CTCTGCCTTCTTCATCTTTTGCTCAGAGTTCCGCCCCAAGGTGAAAGGCGAGAGCCCTGGTTTGTCCATTGGTGATGTAGCCAAGAAGCTGGGTGAGATGTGGAATAGCACCTCTGCAGAGGATAAGCAGCCCTATGAGAAAAAGGCTGCTAAGCTGAAGGAGAAGTATGAGAAG GACATTGCAGCCTATCGTGCAAAGGGCAAAACAGGTGGTGGAGCACCAGGAAAAGCCCCCTCCAAGGCAGAGAAGaaggatgatgatgacgatgatgatgatgaagatgacgaggaggaggatgacgacgatgatgaggatgatgacgaGTAG